The genomic window TCTCCTCCTTGGTGACACCAACCCTCCTCTGGGACCTCAACCCTATTTAGTGACCTCAACCTTCCTTAGGGACCCAACCCTCCTGGTGTCTCCAGTCCTCCTTGGGGATCCTAACCCCACCTGGGGACCCTAATGCTCTCAATGTCTTCAACCCTCTTTGACAACCCCAACCCTCCCTGTTGACAACAGCCCTCCTGGGGACCCAACCCTCCTTGGGCACCTCAACCTTATTTGGAGCCCAAACCCTCCTGGTGACCTCAATCCACTTCACCACTTCAATGACCCCAACCCTCCTTGGGCATCTCAACCCTTTTTGATGACCCCAAACCTCCTTGGGGACATCAACCCTGTTTGGGGACCCAACCTCCTTGGGGGACATCACCTCCACCCCACAGGCACCTCGGGAACGTCCCCAACAGGGATCGTGGCCAAGCACAGTAAGAGCCACCTCCTGCGGACACGGGGCCCTGCCAAGGTGCTGCGgatgaagcaggggctggatgCAGCCACCCTGCAGCAGCGGGCCCAGGCAGCCATGGACGTGGTGCTGGAGTACGATGCTGTCACCTGCAACTGTGTCCACTTCGCTCttgccctgctggggctgggccagcttgctggggacatggtgggtGCCATTATCCCCAAGCCTAGGGGACCGCAATACCCACCCCGGCTGAGTGTCACTGGAGCTGTCTTCTCTCCTAGATGTCCCCAGAGCTACAGTGAAGAAGGTGGTGATGCGACCTGGGAAGCACGCAGGGCTGGAGCATCCTTCCTGGGCCACCGGCGGGATGTGGGATAAAGGCTGGAGGGTGTGGGGTATGGGCTGCGGGGTGTGGATGTGGGGTGCAGGATGGGCGCAGGGTGTGGATGTGGGTGCTGGCATGTGCCCACAGCTTTTCAATAAAAGGTTGCATGTGAAACCCTGCACCACTGCAGCATGAGGACACCACAGAAACTTGTCTGTTACGGGGACAAATGCTGGCTTTAAGCC from Anas platyrhynchos isolate ZD024472 breed Pekin duck chromosome 11, IASCAAS_PekinDuck_T2T, whole genome shotgun sequence includes these protein-coding regions:
- the LOC106016299 gene encoding uncharacterized protein isoform X9; its protein translation is MNLLAQVSSSKQAVSGVASTAAFFLCEGLLGQHFDVVPNGVAEPQPGDLFLFPLASGGPGWWGAHAGVYCGNGEIIHLEGTSGTSPTGIVAKHSKSHLLRTRGPAKVLRMKQGLDAATLQQRAQAAMDVVLEYDAVTCNCVHFALALLGLGQLAGDMMSPELQ